The following are encoded in a window of Peromyscus eremicus chromosome 12, PerEre_H2_v1, whole genome shotgun sequence genomic DNA:
- the Lca5l gene encoding lebercilin-like protein isoform X2 encodes MSLKKSNRLWTMSLADTTKAHTNEHFPSLALGGNRRSAEGKSSPDAGNLSRNSRASNGSVDYSRSQCSYRSLASHYDYSEDFLSECSEATTNRYQSERLLGKEQEKRKYISKIPQHKGQKDIQAEKKHIWNSSFFNSQIQTIAKRRDAMTHRILSARLHKIKELKNELADIHRKLEATVIENQFLKQLQLRHLKAIGKYVNSQNNLPQITVRHQNEVKNLRQLLRKSQEKERTVSRKLRETDSELLRTKDALQALQKLSEDKNLAEREELTHRLTVLTAKMEANDKKIQSSFRCHAGYRVVEIYTVFRAWKNS; translated from the exons ATGAGTTTGAAAAAGAGCAACAG GTTGTGGACTATGTCTCTGGCTGATACAACCAAAGCACACACAAATGAGCATTTCCCCAGCCTGGCACTAGGAGGCAACAGGAGGTCTGCAGAAGGCAAGAGTAGCCCGGACGCTGGCAACCTGTCAAGGAACAGCAGGGCTTCCAATGGGAGTGTAGATTACAGCAGGTCTCAGTGCTCCTACAGAAGCCTGGCTTCCCACTATGACTATTCTGAAGACTTTCTTTCCGAGTGCTCTGAAGCAACCACCAACAGATATCAGTCAGAGCGGCTTCTGGGGAAAGAGCAGGAGAAGAGAAAGTATATTTCTAAAATCCCCCAGCATAAAG GCCAGAAGGACATCCAGGCTGAGAAAAAGCACATCTGGAATTCTTCATTTTTCAACTCTCAAATTCAAACAATTGCCAAAAGAAGAGACGCCATGACACATCGAATATTGTCAGCCAGGCTTCATAAGATTAAAGAGCTGAAGAATGAGCTAGCCGACATACATCGAAAGCTGGAAGCCACTGTCATAGAAAACCAatttttgaaacaacttcagCTTAGGCACTTGAAAGCTATAGGGAAATATGTGAACTCACAAAACAATCTACCTCAAATTACAGTTAGGCACCAGAATGAGGTGAAGAACCTGCGTCAGCTCCTTCGGAAATCCCAGGAGAAGGAGCGAACTGTGTCAAGGAAACTGCGAGAAACCGACAGTGAGTTGCTGAGGACCAAAGATGCCTTGCAGGCCCTACAGAAACTTTCAGAAGACAAAAACCTTGCAGAAAGAGAAGAACTGACTCACAGGTTGACTGTTCTTACAGCCAAAATGGAGGCAAATGACAAAAAAATACAG TCAAGTTTCAGATGCCACGCTGGCTACAGAGTAGTTGAAATATATACTGTTTTCAGAGCTTGGAAAAACAGCTGA